AGTGTTGGTATGGAAGTAGAATTCAAAAACAAAAACTATAAAGTATTAGAACTCACACAGAGTGTTTTTGCAGAAAAAGAAATCGATATTGCATTCTTTAGCGCGGGGGGAAGTGTATCTGCACATTTTGTACCATTTGCAGCAGAAGCCGGTGCGGTGGTCATCGACAATACCAGTCATTTTCGAATGGATGAAGACGTACCTTTGGTGGTACCTGAATGCAATCCTGATGATATTGGTGCATGGAAAAATAAAGGGATTATCGCCAATCCAAATTGTTCCACAATCCAAATGGTACAAGTTTTAAAACCACTCGATGATGTTTTTGATATCAAACGGGTGGATGTGAGTACCTATCAAGCCGTCAGTGGCGCAGGCAAAGAGGGTATGGAAGAGTTAGTTAAGCAAATGCAAGACTTTTTTGCATTTCGACTCAGTGAGAGCAAACACGAGAAATTTCAGCATCAAATTGCACTCAATGTCATACCACATATTGATGTTTTTATGGATAATGATTATACAAAAGAAGAGATGAAAATGGTCAATGAGACCCAAAAAATTCTGAATAAGAACATTGAAGTGAGTGCGACATGTGTGCGTGTCCCTGTCCTCAGAAGTCATTGTGAAGCGATTAGTATTCATTTTAATAATTCCGTTGATGCAGCAAAAGCACGCGAAGTACTAAGAGCTGCTCCGAGTATCGTGATTGTGGATGACCCAAGTAAAAATGAATATCCGATGCCTGTCATCTCAACCGATACCGATGAGACGTATGTGGGACGAATCCGCAAAGACCTTTATCGTGACAATGTTTTGCATCTATGGTGCAGTGCTGATCAAATCCGAGTGGGTGCAGCGACTAATGCTGTGAGAATTGCTAAAAAATGGATTGAATTAGAAGGTTAAATGATAGAAAAAATATTTGAATCAGGACTCTGGTCGACACGTTTTATTACGATATTTGCTGTGATATTTGGAGTGATTGGCTCTATTATCTTATTTATTGTAGCCAGTGTCGATATTTTTCATGTGAGCGTGTTGGCCTATCAATATTTTATATTAGGAACCGAGGTCAAAGAGTTTCATGTCGTCGTCGTGAGTGAGATCATCGGAGCGGTTGATTTGTATCTCATTGGAGTGGTACTTTTGATTTTTGGTTTCGGTATTTATGAGCTTTTTATCTCAAATATTGATGCGGCACGAGAAAAAGGTCGTATCTTGAGTATTACGAGTCTAGATCAATTAAAAGACAAGATAGCCAAAGTTATTGTGATGGTTTTAGTAGTAAATTTCTTTCAAAGAATTTTACACACGACCTATAATGGACCGCAAGAGATGTTATATTTTGCTGGGTCCATTATGGGTATTTCGATAGGATTGTATTTTTTGGGAAAGGTTGGAAAACATTAAATGAGTAAGATATTTGT
This genomic window from Sulfurospirillum sp. 1612 contains:
- a CDS encoding YqhA family protein, giving the protein MIEKIFESGLWSTRFITIFAVIFGVIGSIILFIVASVDIFHVSVLAYQYFILGTEVKEFHVVVVSEIIGAVDLYLIGVVLLIFGFGIYELFISNIDAAREKGRILSITSLDQLKDKIAKVIVMVLVVNFFQRILHTTYNGPQEMLYFAGSIMGISIGLYFLGKVGKH
- a CDS encoding aspartate-semialdehyde dehydrogenase, yielding MRKYNVAIAGATGAVGEELCRVLKDLDFPVGELFPLASAKSVGMEVEFKNKNYKVLELTQSVFAEKEIDIAFFSAGGSVSAHFVPFAAEAGAVVIDNTSHFRMDEDVPLVVPECNPDDIGAWKNKGIIANPNCSTIQMVQVLKPLDDVFDIKRVDVSTYQAVSGAGKEGMEELVKQMQDFFAFRLSESKHEKFQHQIALNVIPHIDVFMDNDYTKEEMKMVNETQKILNKNIEVSATCVRVPVLRSHCEAISIHFNNSVDAAKAREVLRAAPSIVIVDDPSKNEYPMPVISTDTDETYVGRIRKDLYRDNVLHLWCSADQIRVGAATNAVRIAKKWIELEG